The Vicia villosa cultivar HV-30 ecotype Madison, WI linkage group LG1, Vvil1.0, whole genome shotgun sequence genome includes a region encoding these proteins:
- the LOC131597489 gene encoding uncharacterized protein LOC131597489, whose product MRVICKQGCPWESYCARLANKKTWQLRKIVDNHTCSRDYKVRFLNSKWLGKKITSTVRENPDLKLRDIMEKTKQKWNVGINKTLAYRAKSIAVDIVDGSFRDQYTRIHDYGHELLRSNPGSIVVISSQPCQPSQGGEDNTENLDRPLNPHFQRIYICFKACKDNFFKCRSIIGLDGCFLKGYYGGQILAAIGRDPNDQMLPIAYAVVEGETKESWSYFLELLTTDLGGVRICKTYTFISDQQKGLLPALEELVDKHICVRHLYRNFKNKFPGVKLKELMWKAAYASHPNAWEKIMRQIKDENPDAFNHIWKIPPRFWSKSMFKSGPKCDTLVNNMSEAFNSVFVTARAKPIVTMLEDIRDQRLEVDDFVPDYYKKECYEACYTPVIYLANGATLWTKTDAVDLQPPPIKRQPGRPKKKRNKEAGEQVRSATQLKRAKFGIKCSRCNKDGHNKATCKLPPTVTTVPSSQQTETTAPSSQQPTTNVSSAAPTTVSSATPTTNSSQQPPKKKKGLQKGPKKQVASQP is encoded by the exons ATGAGAGTCATATGTAAGCAAGGATGTCCATGGGAGTCATATTGTGCAAGGTTAGCAAACAAAAAGACATGGCAGCTGAGAAAGATTGTTGACAATCACACATGTAGCAGAGACTATAAGGTTAGGTTTTTGAATTCCAAATGGTTGGGCAAAAAAATTACCAGCACTGTGAGAGAGAATCCTGACTTGAAGCTGAGGGATATCAtggagaaaacaaaacaaaaatggaaTGTAGGGATCAATAAGACACTTGCATACAGAGCTAAGTCAATTGCAGTTGACATTGTAGATGGTTCTTTTAGGGATCAATATACAAGAATCCATGATTATGGACATGAGCTTTTAAGGTCCAACCCTGGTTCAATTGTGGTTATTAGTAGTCAACCTTGTCAACCAAGTCAAGGTGGAGAGGACAATACTGAGAATCTTGATAGGCCTTTGAATCCACACTTCCAAAGGATCTATATCTGCTTCAAAGCTTGCAAGGACAATTTCTTCAAGTGTAGATCTATTATAGGTTTGGATGGATGTTTTTTGAAAGGCTACTATGGGGGACAAATCCTTGCAGCAATTGGGAGGGATCCTAATGATCAAATGCTGCCCATAGCATATGCTGTAGTTGAGGGAGAAACCAAAGAATCTTGGAGCTATTTTTTGGAATTATTAACAACTGATTTGGGAGGTGTCAGAATATGCAAGACATACACATTTATAAGTGATCAACAGAAG GGTTTGTTACCTGCACTTGAAGA GCTAGTTGATAAACATATTTGTGTTAG GCACTTATATAGAAATTTCAAGAATAAGTTTCCTGGTGTCAAATTAAAGGAGTTGATGTGGAAGGCTGCTTATGCAAGTCATCCAAATGCTTGGGAGAAAATTATGAGACAGATTAAAGATGAGAATCCAGATGCCTTTAATCACATTTGGAAGATCCCACCTAGGTTTTGGAGTAAATCAATGTTTAAAAGTGGTCCAAAATGTGACACTTTGGTGAATAATATGTCTGAAGCATTTAACTCTGTCTTTGTAACTGCAAGAGCCAAGCCCATTGTGACTATGCTTGAAGATATTAGG GATCAACGATTAGAAGTAGATGATTTTGTTCCTGATTATTACAAAAAGGAGTGCTATGAAGCATGCTATACTCCTGTGATATATCTGGCCAATGGAGCTACTCTTTGGACCAAGACAGATGCTGTTGACCTACAACCACCTCCTATAAAAAGACAACCTGGTAGACCCAAAAAGAAAAGGAACAAAGAGGCTGGGGAACAAGTAAGAAGTGCAACACAGCTTAAAAGGGCAAAGTTTGGTATCAAGTGTAGTAGGTGCAATAAGGATGGCCACAACAAGGCCACTTGCAAGTTGCCACCAACTGTGACTACTGTTCCATCAAGCCAACAAACTGAGACCACTGCTCCATCAAGCCAACAACCAACAACAAATGTTTCTTCTGCTGCACCAACAACTGTTTCTTCTGCTACACCAACTACAAACTCATCTCAACAACCACCCAAAAAGAAAAAGGGACTTCAAAAGGGTCCCAAAAAGCAAGTTGCAAGTCAGCCCTAA
- the LOC131645020 gene encoding uncharacterized protein LOC131645020 has translation MSDRFECVVHHGGVFTEFNRLGYDGLEEIWGVDPDYWSYFEVMDGIKELGYPKVDSLWYYVAMDDNELVMLKDDTGTTRMKVIALINGNVHLYVMHPVEAEAE, from the coding sequence ATGAGTGATCGGTTTGAGTGTGTTGTACATCATGGGGGTGTGTTTACTGAGTTTAATAGGTTAGGTTATGATGGGTTAGAGGAGATTTGGGGGGTTGACCCGGATTATTGGAGTTATTTCGAGGTTATGGATGGTATAAAAGAACTAGGTTACCCAAAAGTAGATAGTTTGTGGTATTACGTTGCAATGGATGATAATGAGTTAGTGATGTTGAAAGACGACACAGGAACAACTAGAATGAAAGTTATTGCATTGATTAATGGGAATGTGCATCTATATGTCATGCATCCAGTTGAAGCAGAAGCTGAATAA